The nucleotide sequence GCGACGAGCTGCGGCACCACGGTGCGGACGGCGTCGGCCGCCGCACCGGTGACGTGGATGCGGAACGTCACTTGGCGGCTCCCTCGAGGGCGTTCTTCACGGTCTCGACGAGCTCGCCCCACGAGACGTTGAACTTCTCGACGCCTTCGCGCTCGAGGGTCTCGGTCACGTCGTCGTAGCTGATGCCGAGGTCGGCCAGCTTGTTGAGCACGTCGTTCGACTCGGCGTAGGTGCCGGTGACGGTGTCGCCGGTGATGTGGCCGTGGTCGAAGGTCGCGTCCAGCGTCTTCTCGGGCATCGTGTTGACGACGTTCGGGGCGACGAGCGCCTCGACGTACAGCGTGTCGGGCAGGCTCGGGTCCTTCACACCGGTGGAGGCCCACAGCGGGCGCTGCTCGTTGGCGCCGGCCTCGACGAGGAGCTTCGCGCGCTCGGTGGCGAACTGCTGCTCGTACACCTCGTAGGCGAGGCGTGCGTTGGCGATGCCGGCCTTGCTCTTGAGGCCCTCGGCCTCGTCCGTGCCGATCGCGCTGAGGCGCTTGTCCACCTCGGTGTCGACGCGCGAGACGAAGAACGAGGCGACCGAGTGGATGCCGGAGAGGTCGATGCCCGCCGCCTTGGCCTTCTCGAGGCCGGTGAGGTAGGCGTTGATGACCTCGCGGTAGCGCTCGAGGCTGAAGATCAGCGTCACGTTGACGCTGATGCCGGCCGCGATGGTCTCCGTGATGGCCTCGAGGCCCTCGACCGTCGCCGGGATCTTGATCATGACGTTCGGCTTCTGGATCTTGTCCGCGAGCTTCTTCGCGGCCTCGATGGTGGCCTTCGTGTCGCGGGCGAGCCCCGGGGCGACCTCGATGGACACGCGGCCGCCGACGCCGTTCGAGCGCTCGTAGACGCTGTGGAAGATGTCGCTCGCCTTGGCGACGTCGTCGGTGGTGATCTCGAAGATCGCGTCGTCGACGTCCACACCGGCGGCGGCGAGCTGGCGGACCTGCTCGTCGTAGGCCTCGCCCTTGGCGAGGGCGGCGGCGAAGATCGTCGGGTTCGTGGTCACGCCGACCACGTTCTTCTCGGCGATCAGCTTCTCGAGGTTGCCCGTGTTGATGCGCTCACGCGACAGGTCGTCCAGCCAGATGCTGACGCCCGCTGCGGACAGTGCGGCCGTGGGGGTCGCGGCGGTGGCGGTTGTGTCGGTCATTTTCTCTTATCTCCTCTTGTGCCCGCGCTCAGAGCGACGCGAGCGATTCCTTCGCTGCGGACACGGCGTGCTCGGTGGTCATACCGAACTCGCGGAACAGCGTCTTGTAGTCGGCCGAGGCACCGAAGTGCTCGATCGAGACGCTCCGGCCGTGGTCGCCGACGATCTTGTCCCAGGCGAGCGCCGCGCCGGCCTCGATCGAGACGCGGGCCTTGACGGCCGCGGGGAGCACCTTCTCGCGGTACTCGGCGGGCTGCTCGGCGAACCACTCGAGGCTCGGGGCGGAGACGACGCGGGCGTTGATGCCCTCGCCGCGCAGCTCCTCGCGGGCCTCCAGCGCGATCTGCACCTCGGAGCCGGTCGCGATGAAGATCACGTCCGGCGTGCCGCCCGGCGCCTCGGCCAGGATGTACGCGCCCTTCGCGACGTTCTTGGCCGACGCGAGGGTGTCGCCCTCGGCGTCGCCGTCTCCGCGCTCGAACACCGGGATGTTCTGGCGGGTCAGCGCGATGCCGGCCGGGCCGTTGCGGCGCTCCAGCATGGTCTTCCAGGCCCAGGCGACCTCGTTGGCGTCGCCGGGGCGGACGACCGTGAAGTTGGGGATGGCGCGCAGCGTCGAGAGCTGCTCGATCGGCTGGTGGGTGGGGCCGTCCTCGCCCAGCGCGACGGAGTCGTGCGTCCAGACGAAGATCGACGGGATGTTCATGAGGGCGGACAGTCGGAGCGACGGGCGCTGGTAGTCGCTGAAGATTAGGAACGTGCCGCCGAACGGACGGGTCGGTCCGTGCAGGACGATGCCGTTCAGGATGGCCGCCATGGCGTGCTCGCGGATGCCGAAGTGCAGCACGCGTCCGTACGGGTTGCCGGTCCACTCGTGCGTCGAGCGCTCGGTGGGCACGAACGATGCTGCGCTCTCGATGGTCGTGTTGTTCGACTCCGCCAGGTCGGCCGAGCCGCCCCACAGCTCCGGCATGACCGGCGCGATGGCGTTGAGCACCTTGCCGCTCGCGGCGCGGGTGGAGACGTCCTTGCCCGGCTCGAACACGGGAAGCGCGCTCTCCAGCTCCTCCGGCGCGGCGCCGCTCAGCAGGCGGTCGAGCAGCTGTTTGCGCTCGGGGTTCGCCTCGGCCCAGGCGTCGAAGCCCTTCTGCCACTCGGCGCGCTCCTCGGCACCGCGCTGGATGGCCTTGCGCGTGTGCTCGATGACCTCGTCGGCGACCTCGAAGGTCTGCTCGGGGTCGAAACCGAGCACCCCCTTGACGGCGCGGAGCTCGTCGGCGCCCAGGGCGGAGCCGTGGATCTTGCCGGTGTTCTGCTTCTTCGGGGCCGGCCAGCCGATGATGGTCTTGAGGATGATCAGCGACGGCTTGTCCGTGACGGCCTTCGCGTTCTCGATCGCCTGGTAGAGCTCCTCGACGTCCTCCTGGTAGACGCCGGTCTTCTTCCAGTCGACGACCTGCACGTCCCAGTGGTACGCCTCGTAGCGCGCCTTCACGTCCTCGGTGAAGGCGATGTCGGTGTCGTCCTCGATCGAGATCTGGTTGCTGTCGTAGATCGCGATCAGGTTGCCGAGCTCCTGGTGGCCGGCGAGCGACGAGGCCTCGGAGCTGACGCCCTCCTCGAGGTCGCCGTCGGAGGCGATCACGTAGATGTGGTGGTCGAACGGGCTGGTGCCGGGGGCCGCGTCCGGATCGAACAGGCCGCGTTCGAAACGCTGCGCATAAGCGAAACCGACGGCGGAGGAGATGCCCTGGCCCAGGGGGCCGGTGGTGATCTCCACGCCGTCGGTGTGTCCGTACTCGGGGTGGCCGGGGGTGAGGGAGCCCCACGTGCGCAGCTTCTTGAGGTCGTCGAGCTCGAGACCGTAGCCGCCCAGATAGAGCTGGACGTACTGGGTCAGGGACGAGTGGCCCGCCGAGAGGATGAAGCGGTCGCGACCGAGCCAGTGCTGGTCGCGCGGGTCGCGGCGCATCACCTTCTGGAACAGCAGGTAGGCCGCGGGGGCGAGGCTCATGGCGGTGCCGGGATGCCCGTTGCCCACCTTCTCCACCGCGTCGGCCGCGAGAACGCGAGCCGTGTCTACTGCCTTGTTGTCAATGGGATCCCACTGCAGTGCTGCCACGTGAAAACTGACCCTTCGTAGATGTGGTGAGGGTCGTCGTGGAACCCGCACCGGTTGAGGTAGTGCGCGCCGTGGACGTCATCGGCGCCGAGCCATTCCTCCGTCACCGTCCTACAAAGAGTGCGGCCGGAACAGGGCTTCGGCTGGCGAGCATCTCCAAGTATAGGTAACGCGCAAGAAACATGGGGTGTTCCCTCAGACGGTTGTGTCACAGGCGGACACGGGGTAGTCGGGTGGCCCGGTCCTCGACGTGACGTAGAATCGGATACCGTCTGAGTACATCGCCGACACATCACGAGGAGCAATGGACGTCGCTGTAGAGAGCCGTGTCGAACCGGGCCGCATCGGCGTCGCTCGCAAGGTGAAGGCGTACGTCGCCCTCACCAAACCGCGGGTGGTCGAGCTCCTGCTGGTCACCACGGTCCCGACGATGATCCTCGCGGCGAACGGCATCCCGAACCTGTGGCTGGTGCTCGCCACGGTCGTCGGCGGCTACATGAGCGCTGGCTCCGCCGGCGCGTTCAACTGCTACATCGACCGCGACATCGACCGCGTGATGCGCCGGACGAAGAACCGCCCGCTCGTCACCGGCGAGCTGTCCGACCGCGAGGCGCTGGTCTTCGCCTGGGCTCTGGGCATCGCCTCCGTGGTGGTGCTGGGCTTCTTCACCAACTGGCTCGCCGCCGGGCTGTCCGTCGCGGCCATCCTGCTCTACGTCGTCTTCTACACGCTGATCCTGAAGCGCCGGACCCCGCAGAACATCGTCTGGGGCGGCGTCGCCGGCTGCATGCCCGTGCTGATCGGCTGGGCGGCCGTGACCGGCTCCCTCGACTGGGCGCCGTTCATCCTGTTCGGCATCATCTTCCTGTGGACGCCGCCGCACTA is from Leifsonia sp. 466MF and encodes:
- the tal gene encoding transaldolase yields the protein MTDTTATAATPTAALSAAGVSIWLDDLSRERINTGNLEKLIAEKNVVGVTTNPTIFAAALAKGEAYDEQVRQLAAAGVDVDDAIFEITTDDVAKASDIFHSVYERSNGVGGRVSIEVAPGLARDTKATIEAAKKLADKIQKPNVMIKIPATVEGLEAITETIAAGISVNVTLIFSLERYREVINAYLTGLEKAKAAGIDLSGIHSVASFFVSRVDTEVDKRLSAIGTDEAEGLKSKAGIANARLAYEVYEQQFATERAKLLVEAGANEQRPLWASTGVKDPSLPDTLYVEALVAPNVVNTMPEKTLDATFDHGHITGDTVTGTYAESNDVLNKLADLGISYDDVTETLEREGVEKFNVSWGELVETVKNALEGAAK
- the tkt gene encoding transketolase — translated: MAALQWDPIDNKAVDTARVLAADAVEKVGNGHPGTAMSLAPAAYLLFQKVMRRDPRDQHWLGRDRFILSAGHSSLTQYVQLYLGGYGLELDDLKKLRTWGSLTPGHPEYGHTDGVEITTGPLGQGISSAVGFAYAQRFERGLFDPDAAPGTSPFDHHIYVIASDGDLEEGVSSEASSLAGHQELGNLIAIYDSNQISIEDDTDIAFTEDVKARYEAYHWDVQVVDWKKTGVYQEDVEELYQAIENAKAVTDKPSLIILKTIIGWPAPKKQNTGKIHGSALGADELRAVKGVLGFDPEQTFEVADEVIEHTRKAIQRGAEERAEWQKGFDAWAEANPERKQLLDRLLSGAAPEELESALPVFEPGKDVSTRAASGKVLNAIAPVMPELWGGSADLAESNNTTIESAASFVPTERSTHEWTGNPYGRVLHFGIREHAMAAILNGIVLHGPTRPFGGTFLIFSDYQRPSLRLSALMNIPSIFVWTHDSVALGEDGPTHQPIEQLSTLRAIPNFTVVRPGDANEVAWAWKTMLERRNGPAGIALTRQNIPVFERGDGDAEGDTLASAKNVAKGAYILAEAPGGTPDVIFIATGSEVQIALEAREELRGEGINARVVSAPSLEWFAEQPAEYREKVLPAAVKARVSIEAGAALAWDKIVGDHGRSVSIEHFGASADYKTLFREFGMTTEHAVSAAKESLASL
- a CDS encoding heme o synthase, yielding MDVAVESRVEPGRIGVARKVKAYVALTKPRVVELLLVTTVPTMILAANGIPNLWLVLATVVGGYMSAGSAGAFNCYIDRDIDRVMRRTKNRPLVTGELSDREALVFAWALGIASVVVLGFFTNWLAAGLSVAAILLYVVFYTLILKRRTPQNIVWGGVAGCMPVLIGWAAVTGSLDWAPFILFGIIFLWTPPHYWPLSMKYRSDYQEAGVPMLAVVRGRAVVGLQVILYAWAMVACSLLLIPVAHMGLLYTAVSLVAGGWFIYESHRLYNLAIRHETVSPMRVFHGSIAYLTLIFLAVAIDPLLPF